In the Pseudonocardia cypriaca genome, one interval contains:
- a CDS encoding cytochrome P450 → MTVPARRIPEDFDPASTDDPDEVHALYRDLRARCPVAHTDSHGGFWALATYPEVKAAALDDSRFISSVKAVVPSDPRGLRRPPLNFDAPHHTPYRKALDATLSRRRLADLEPVLREHAVRVLTPMLQRGSGDIAQEFGALFPAWVTTEWLNLDPELAPDLAETAARWVRAWRLQDREVVNAMSERMYAMARALVADRRDHPRPVEEDPASSLLAEPVDGEPLEAEQIVGALRQSLVVGMVAPPIVIGSIATHLGTDPQLQERLRAEPDLITAALEEFLRLYAPYRGFARTVTRPTVVLGREILPGEPVTLTYASANRDAAVFDDPDEFRLGRPNIADHLAFGRGRHRCPGAPMARLMLRIALEELLARTASFTAVGSREGARMPELGIVSSHLRFVLPRDADAERAAAAPARRWI, encoded by the coding sequence GTGACCGTCCCCGCACGGCGCATCCCCGAGGACTTCGACCCGGCCTCGACCGACGACCCCGACGAGGTGCACGCGCTCTACCGAGATCTCCGGGCCCGCTGCCCTGTCGCGCACACCGACTCCCACGGCGGCTTCTGGGCGCTGGCGACCTATCCGGAGGTCAAGGCGGCCGCCCTGGACGACTCCCGGTTCATCTCCTCGGTGAAGGCGGTCGTGCCGAGCGACCCGCGCGGCCTGCGCCGCCCGCCGCTGAACTTCGACGCCCCCCACCACACGCCCTACCGCAAGGCGCTGGACGCCACGCTCTCCCGGCGCAGGCTCGCCGACCTGGAGCCCGTGCTGCGCGAGCACGCGGTCCGCGTGCTCACCCCGATGCTGCAGCGGGGCTCCGGTGACATCGCCCAGGAGTTCGGCGCCCTCTTCCCGGCCTGGGTCACCACGGAGTGGCTGAACCTGGATCCCGAGCTCGCCCCCGACCTCGCCGAGACCGCGGCCCGCTGGGTGCGCGCCTGGCGGCTGCAGGACCGGGAGGTGGTCAACGCGATGAGCGAGCGCATGTACGCGATGGCCCGCGCGCTCGTCGCGGACCGCCGCGACCACCCGCGCCCGGTAGAGGAGGACCCCGCCAGCTCGCTGCTCGCCGAACCGGTCGACGGCGAACCGCTCGAAGCGGAGCAGATCGTCGGGGCGCTGCGCCAGTCGCTCGTGGTCGGCATGGTCGCGCCCCCGATCGTCATCGGCTCGATCGCGACCCACCTCGGGACGGACCCGCAGCTGCAGGAGCGGCTGCGCGCCGAACCGGACCTCATCACCGCGGCGCTCGAGGAGTTCCTGCGGCTCTACGCGCCCTATCGCGGCTTCGCCCGCACCGTCACCCGGCCGACCGTCGTGCTCGGCCGGGAGATCCTGCCGGGCGAGCCGGTCACCCTCACCTACGCGTCCGCCAACCGGGACGCGGCCGTGTTCGACGATCCGGACGAGTTCCGGCTCGGCCGGCCCAACATCGCCGACCACCTCGCCTTCGGGCGCGGCCGCCACCGGTGTCCCGGCGCTCCGATGGCGCGGCTGATGCTGCGGATCGCGCTGGAGGAGCTGCTCGCCCGCACCGCATCCTTCACCGCGGTCGGCTCCCGGGAAGGGGCGCGCATGCCCGAGCTCGGCATCGTCTCCTCCCACCTCCGCTTCGTCCTGCCCCGAGATGCGGACGCCGAGCGGGCCGCCGCGGCCCCGGCTCGGAGGTGGATCTAG
- a CDS encoding carboxylesterase/lipase family protein, whose amino-acid sequence MTIADTTQGKIEGTAEHGVHRFLGIPYAAPVSGSGRFLPPKPATPWTGVRQAVAPGPIAPQFAVPGRKPLAEPAEDCLFLNVWTPGITGERPVLVWIHGGGFFTGTGYAAHTAGAALAGSEDVVVVSLNHRLGLLGFLHLTELGGADWGFEANPSILDLVAALEWVRDNIAGFGGDPSRVTIFGHSGGGGKVTSLLTSPAARGLFSRAGVLGGPPFGLKDAGRATLIAERALRMLDLDRADPTALQNLPLDRLLDVQARLGVGREPTEHSMRFAPVVGTPSVPAYPDEALAVGVAADVPLLTGTTLDEARFMLATHPRWLDPGVDIDDAAVVGLVAAGVDDTSAADGIVAGYRARRAHGGGRNVDLVMDVLSDQFTVRTARLADAHRAGGGPVHSYLCDLNRAEPLGAFHGIEIPVFFRNVGLGPIPAAGPAFDRAAAAMGGALAAFACTGDPNEGLAAAGVDWPAYEPTARTQLRFGDDGFEATSRIVDDRVGWWRGVSTSGRTDPWGRAFAATAAAG is encoded by the coding sequence ATGACGATCGCCGACACGACACAGGGCAAGATCGAGGGCACGGCCGAGCACGGCGTACACCGCTTCCTGGGGATCCCGTACGCCGCCCCGGTGAGCGGCTCGGGCAGGTTCCTGCCGCCGAAGCCTGCGACGCCGTGGACCGGCGTCCGGCAGGCGGTCGCTCCCGGTCCGATCGCGCCGCAGTTCGCCGTGCCGGGCCGCAAGCCACTCGCCGAGCCCGCCGAGGACTGCCTGTTCCTCAACGTGTGGACGCCGGGGATCACCGGCGAGCGCCCCGTGCTGGTGTGGATCCACGGCGGAGGGTTCTTCACGGGCACCGGCTACGCAGCGCACACCGCCGGGGCGGCCCTGGCCGGCAGCGAGGACGTGGTCGTGGTGTCGCTGAACCACCGGCTGGGCCTGCTGGGCTTCCTCCACCTCACCGAGCTGGGCGGAGCGGACTGGGGGTTCGAGGCCAACCCCAGCATCCTCGACCTCGTGGCCGCCCTGGAGTGGGTGCGCGACAACATCGCGGGGTTCGGCGGCGACCCGTCCCGCGTGACGATCTTCGGCCACTCCGGTGGGGGCGGCAAGGTCACCTCGTTGCTGACGTCACCGGCCGCGCGCGGCCTGTTCAGCCGTGCCGGCGTCCTCGGCGGGCCGCCGTTCGGCCTGAAGGACGCAGGCCGCGCCACGCTCATCGCCGAGCGGGCACTGCGCATGCTCGACCTGGACCGCGCCGATCCCACGGCGCTGCAGAACCTGCCGCTCGACCGGCTGCTCGACGTGCAGGCCCGCCTGGGCGTCGGTCGGGAGCCGACCGAGCACAGCATGCGGTTCGCGCCCGTCGTGGGCACCCCCTCGGTGCCCGCCTACCCCGACGAGGCGCTAGCCGTCGGCGTCGCCGCCGACGTCCCGCTGCTGACCGGCACCACGCTCGACGAGGCGCGCTTCATGCTCGCCACTCATCCGCGGTGGCTGGATCCCGGCGTCGACATCGACGACGCCGCCGTGGTCGGTCTCGTCGCGGCGGGCGTCGACGACACCTCGGCCGCCGATGGCATCGTCGCCGGTTACCGGGCCCGGCGCGCCCACGGCGGCGGCCGCAACGTCGACCTGGTGATGGACGTGCTCAGCGACCAGTTCACCGTGCGCACCGCGCGGCTCGCCGACGCCCACCGCGCCGGCGGCGGTCCGGTCCACAGCTACCTGTGCGACCTCAACCGCGCCGAGCCGCTCGGGGCGTTCCACGGGATCGAGATCCCCGTCTTCTTCCGCAACGTCGGCCTCGGTCCGATCCCCGCCGCCGGGCCCGCCTTCGACCGCGCCGCGGCCGCAATGGGCGGCGCACTGGCCGCGTTCGCCTGCACGGGCGACCCGAACGAGGGCCTCGCCGCCGCAGGGGTCGACTGGCCTGCGTACGAGCCCACCGCCCGCACCCAGCTGCGGTTCGGCGATGACGGTTTCGAGGCGACCAGCCGGATCGTCGACGACCGGGTCGGTTGGTGGCGCGGGGTGTCGACCTCCGGGCGAACCGATCCGTGGGGGCGGGCGTTCGCGGCGACAGCCGCCGCCGGATGA
- a CDS encoding MBL fold metallo-hydrolase: MPSRTAAAPPAPAGARALSGSPSGAGSQIGERGAELPRPHDLDVGVEASQRCREARPGPGPGTGRHPAAVLVHLSLEPAPGHTPGSSVLWLRSKDERAVFVGDILHSPVQIAEPDANSCFCEDAGAARATRRRILAEATEERTLVVPAHLPGHGAAEVRARGHGYEIRRWAGFRPVEDGNPR; this comes from the coding sequence GTGCCTTCCCGGACGGCAGCTGCGCCCCCCGCTCCTGCCGGGGCGCGGGCCCTATCCGGCAGTCCGAGCGGCGCGGGCAGCCAGATCGGCGAACGCGGTGCGGAGCTCCCGCGGCCCCACGACCTCGATGTCGGCGTCGAAGCGAGCCAGCGATGCCGCGAGGCCCGTCCAGGACCAGGACCAGGAACCGGCCGTCACCCGGCAGCGGTGCTCGTCCACCTGTCGCTGGAGCCCGCGCCCGGCCACACGCCCGGCTCGTCGGTGCTGTGGTTGCGGTCGAAGGACGAGCGGGCCGTGTTCGTCGGCGACATCCTGCACAGCCCCGTGCAGATCGCCGAGCCCGACGCCAACAGCTGCTTCTGCGAGGACGCCGGCGCCGCCCGCGCCACCAGGCGGCGGATCCTCGCCGAGGCCACCGAGGAGCGGACGCTGGTCGTGCCGGCGCACCTCCCGGGCCACGGGGCCGCCGAGGTCCGGGCCCGCGGCCACGGGTACGAGATCAGGCGCTGGGCGGGCTTCCGCCCCGTCGAGGACGGAAATCCGCGATGA
- a CDS encoding CaiB/BaiF CoA-transferase family protein, translating to MSGPTTPPPRVLDLTDGLAFQGARLLVGIGADVVRVDPSEGLDAAARIHWHAGKRRVRPTGERVLDDLAAGADVVLESGPFSALRGLRSDGTSRWPHAVHVVVTPFGLTGPHRDRLADDLVLASAGGMTWLGGRADGPPKPPPREQAVQVAGAHAAIAALLGLLARDRTGAGQLIDISGQEAVAATLETAAIAWIHAGRFPVRSGGVYEHVAHRIFAASDGFVAGGYSGSNRMWTDLLAWMVEEGEAADLVDEKWGDPVVRWQGRPHVDEVVARFVAKRGARAVAEEGRSRALPWAEVVPPAQLTENPQLRDRQFFVSVVGDDLPGVVEDAGFPWEAPRLPRPVRLPALHETPADRAWTHPEPRGRQPRSSGARALDGVRVLDLTWVLAGPYVTKQLAEHGAEIVKIESRHRQDPTRFAPSMRLRDGAGPDDSAYFLNFNRGKRSVALNLRTDEGVRLLRELVPHCDVVVENFSPGVLAKWGMDHASLRELNPDVVLVSMAGVGQTGPWRHAVTFADTLAAMSGLSSETRDPGGPPQGLTFGLGDMVAANAAVLATLTLLAEQRGGHVDLSQLEAMAASIGPAVAEAAFPPAGEDHRTPEHPNRSVRAVPHGVYPTAGEDRWVAVAVLDDAQWRALVGVTGGLGVPAGADLAARRAAEDTIDAALAGWTAQRDPVEAAAALQAAGVPAALVATGQDLVDRDEHLAARGFYPVLEHPIAGPVRHEGIVARLGATPGALTCPAPLLGQDTAAVLTEVLGLDETELAALAAAGVTE from the coding sequence GTGTCCGGACCCACCACGCCGCCACCGCGGGTTCTCGACCTCACCGACGGACTCGCCTTCCAGGGAGCGCGCCTGCTGGTCGGCATCGGAGCCGATGTCGTGCGGGTCGACCCGAGCGAGGGCCTCGACGCCGCAGCCCGCATCCACTGGCACGCCGGCAAGCGGCGGGTGCGGCCGACGGGCGAGCGCGTGCTCGACGACCTCGCGGCAGGTGCCGACGTCGTGCTGGAGAGCGGCCCGTTCTCAGCGCTGCGGGGCCTGCGCTCCGACGGCACGTCGCGCTGGCCCCATGCCGTGCACGTCGTCGTCACCCCGTTCGGGCTGACCGGACCGCACCGCGACCGGCTGGCCGACGACCTCGTCCTCGCCTCCGCCGGGGGGATGACGTGGCTCGGCGGCCGCGCCGACGGCCCGCCGAAGCCGCCGCCGCGCGAGCAGGCGGTCCAGGTCGCAGGGGCGCACGCGGCCATCGCCGCGCTGCTCGGCCTGCTCGCTCGCGATCGGACCGGAGCGGGCCAGCTCATCGACATCTCCGGTCAGGAGGCCGTGGCCGCCACCCTCGAGACGGCCGCGATCGCCTGGATCCACGCCGGCCGGTTCCCGGTCCGCAGCGGCGGCGTCTACGAGCACGTCGCGCACCGGATCTTCGCCGCGTCGGACGGGTTCGTGGCAGGCGGCTACTCCGGCAGCAACCGGATGTGGACCGACCTCCTGGCCTGGATGGTCGAGGAGGGTGAGGCCGCTGACCTGGTCGACGAGAAGTGGGGCGACCCGGTCGTGCGCTGGCAGGGTCGCCCGCACGTCGACGAGGTCGTCGCCCGGTTCGTCGCGAAGCGGGGCGCGCGGGCCGTCGCCGAGGAGGGCCGGTCGCGCGCCTTGCCGTGGGCCGAGGTCGTTCCACCGGCGCAGCTCACGGAGAACCCGCAGCTGCGCGACCGGCAGTTCTTCGTCTCTGTCGTGGGTGACGACCTGCCCGGTGTCGTCGAAGACGCCGGGTTCCCCTGGGAGGCGCCGCGGTTGCCGCGTCCGGTGCGCTTGCCCGCGCTGCACGAGACGCCCGCCGACCGGGCCTGGACGCATCCCGAGCCGCGTGGGCGACAACCGCGCTCGTCCGGTGCTCGCGCCCTCGACGGCGTCCGAGTGCTGGACCTGACCTGGGTGCTGGCCGGCCCGTACGTGACCAAGCAGCTCGCGGAGCACGGGGCGGAGATCGTCAAGATCGAGTCGAGGCACCGGCAGGACCCGACGCGGTTCGCGCCGTCGATGCGGCTGCGGGATGGCGCGGGCCCCGACGACAGCGCGTACTTCCTCAACTTCAACCGCGGCAAGCGGAGCGTGGCATTGAACCTGCGGACGGACGAGGGCGTGCGGCTGCTGCGCGAGCTCGTGCCGCACTGCGACGTGGTGGTCGAGAACTTCAGCCCGGGGGTCCTGGCGAAGTGGGGGATGGACCACGCGTCCCTGCGGGAGCTCAACCCGGACGTCGTCCTCGTGTCGATGGCGGGCGTCGGGCAGACCGGGCCGTGGCGGCACGCCGTGACGTTCGCGGACACGCTCGCGGCGATGTCCGGGCTCTCCAGCGAGACGCGCGACCCCGGCGGGCCGCCGCAGGGCCTCACGTTCGGGCTCGGCGACATGGTGGCGGCGAACGCCGCCGTCCTCGCGACCCTGACCCTGCTCGCCGAGCAGCGCGGGGGGCACGTCGACCTCTCGCAGCTGGAGGCCATGGCCGCGTCGATCGGGCCCGCCGTCGCCGAGGCGGCCTTCCCGCCCGCCGGGGAGGACCACCGCACGCCGGAGCACCCGAACCGCTCGGTACGGGCCGTGCCGCACGGGGTGTACCCGACCGCGGGCGAGGACCGTTGGGTCGCGGTTGCCGTCCTGGACGACGCCCAGTGGCGTGCGCTCGTCGGGGTCACCGGCGGACTCGGTGTCCCGGCAGGCGCGGACCTGGCCGCCCGCCGCGCCGCGGAGGACACGATCGACGCCGCGCTCGCCGGGTGGACCGCGCAGCGCGACCCCGTCGAGGCGGCCGCTGCCCTGCAGGCCGCCGGCGTGCCGGCCGCGCTGGTCGCCACCGGCCAGGACCTGGTGGACCGGGACGAGCACCTCGCGGCGCGCGGCTTCTACCCGGTGCTCGAGCACCCGATCGCCGGCCCGGTGCGGCACGAGGGGATCGTCGCGCGGCTGGGTGCGACGCCCGGCGCGCTCACCTGCCCCGCGCCGCTGCTCGGCCAGGACACCGCGGCCGTGCTGACCGAAGTGTTGGGGCTCGACGAGACCGAGCTGGCCGCGCTCGCCGCCGCCGGCGTGACCGAGTGA
- a CDS encoding enoyl-CoA hydratase/isomerase family protein, with the protein MTVLRVTRDGSVATVRIDRPPANAVDPAMIEEFLVVLPPLAADPEVRCIVVTGSGRFFVAGADIAVMRDLSEENQAAMRRWIDVQRAIELAPKPVIAGMNGHALGGGAELSLACDLRILSSAASFGFPEINLGLFPGAGGSQRLPRLVGPYLAKRLMIEGERLAPRQALDLGLVDRVVDAAEFDSVLAAEAHRLAAKPTAAIGLLKRVVDEGWGLPIGDALLREEKGVQALTRTADAAEGLQAFLDRREARFIGR; encoded by the coding sequence ATGACGGTACTTCGGGTCACCCGTGACGGGAGCGTGGCCACGGTCCGGATCGACCGGCCCCCGGCCAACGCCGTGGATCCCGCGATGATCGAGGAGTTCCTCGTCGTGCTGCCGCCGCTGGCCGCCGACCCGGAGGTGCGCTGCATCGTGGTCACCGGGTCCGGCCGGTTCTTCGTGGCGGGCGCGGACATCGCCGTGATGCGCGACCTGTCCGAGGAGAACCAGGCCGCGATGCGCCGGTGGATCGACGTGCAGCGGGCGATCGAGCTCGCGCCCAAGCCGGTGATCGCCGGCATGAACGGGCACGCGCTGGGCGGCGGCGCGGAGCTGTCGCTCGCCTGCGACCTGCGGATCCTGTCGAGCGCCGCGAGCTTCGGCTTCCCGGAGATCAACCTGGGCCTCTTCCCCGGTGCGGGCGGCAGCCAGCGGCTTCCCCGGCTCGTCGGGCCCTACCTTGCGAAGCGCCTGATGATCGAGGGGGAGCGGCTCGCGCCCCGGCAGGCCCTCGACCTCGGCCTCGTCGACCGGGTGGTCGACGCAGCCGAGTTCGACTCAGTGCTCGCCGCCGAGGCGCACCGCCTCGCCGCGAAGCCGACGGCCGCGATCGGCCTGCTCAAGCGGGTCGTCGACGAGGGGTGGGGGCTCCCGATCGGGGACGCGCTGCTCCGCGAGGAGAAGGGCGTGCAGGCGCTCACCCGCACCGCCGATGCGGCAGAGGGGCTGCAGGCATTCCTCGACAGACGCGAGGCCCGTTTCATCGGTCGCTGA
- a CDS encoding VOC family protein, giving the protein MTTAEARPTNDSAVQPALAAIHHVGITVTDLETSAVWYERVFGFRRQFQVRHFGSDAGGYTIVLGPPDSSFTLGLDHHPANPGDGFDATRTGLDHLSFAVASVDALHAWVAHLHSQDVPNSGVYDMDGFPVSLVTFCDPDGVQLELIASHGC; this is encoded by the coding sequence ATGACGACCGCCGAAGCGAGGCCGACCAATGATTCAGCAGTGCAACCGGCACTCGCCGCGATTCACCACGTCGGCATCACGGTCACCGACCTGGAGACGAGCGCCGTCTGGTACGAGCGAGTATTCGGCTTCCGACGCCAGTTCCAGGTACGGCACTTCGGAAGCGACGCGGGCGGCTACACGATCGTGCTCGGCCCGCCCGACTCGTCGTTCACCCTCGGCCTCGATCACCATCCCGCGAATCCCGGAGACGGGTTCGACGCGACCCGGACGGGGCTCGACCACCTGTCCTTCGCGGTCGCATCGGTGGACGCACTGCATGCGTGGGTGGCACATCTGCACAGCCAGGACGTCCCCAACTCCGGCGTGTACGACATGGACGGATTTCCGGTGTCGCTGGTGACGTTCTGCGACCCGGACGGCGTGCAGCTCGAACTCATCGCAAGCCACGGCTGTTGA
- a CDS encoding MBL fold metallo-hydrolase, with amino-acid sequence MGELVVNAYLILAAQPVLVDTGLAIDAEEFEHAVRSIIDPAEIRWIWLTHDDADHTGNLERVMSLAPAARLATHGLGALRMATWWPVPLDRVTALRPGDRIDVGDRHLRALRPPLYDNPMSTGLLDDRTGALFTVDAFGAILPAVPQDCADVPEADLVGGMAGWAAFDSPWTHLVDQERFQVAVEDVARLRPTTVFSSHLPAASGRSIEQFVKVIGSVPAGAPFDPPNQAAFDAIVAGVGPAA; translated from the coding sequence GTGGGTGAGCTCGTCGTCAACGCGTACCTCATCTTGGCCGCCCAACCGGTCCTCGTGGACACCGGTCTCGCCATCGACGCCGAGGAGTTCGAGCACGCGGTGCGGTCGATCATCGACCCGGCCGAGATCCGATGGATCTGGTTGACGCATGACGACGCCGACCACACGGGCAACCTCGAGCGGGTCATGTCGCTGGCGCCGGCGGCACGACTGGCAACGCATGGTCTCGGTGCCCTGCGCATGGCCACCTGGTGGCCGGTGCCGTTGGACCGGGTGACCGCGCTCCGACCCGGCGACCGGATCGATGTGGGTGACAGGCACCTTCGTGCTCTGCGGCCACCGCTGTACGACAATCCCATGTCGACCGGCCTGCTCGACGACAGAACCGGTGCGCTGTTCACGGTCGACGCCTTCGGCGCGATCTTGCCGGCCGTCCCGCAGGACTGCGCAGACGTGCCCGAGGCGGATCTCGTCGGCGGAATGGCCGGCTGGGCGGCATTCGATTCGCCGTGGACCCACCTCGTCGACCAGGAGCGCTTCCAGGTGGCGGTCGAGGATGTTGCGCGGCTCCGACCCACAACCGTTTTCAGCTCCCACCTGCCGGCCGCATCGGGCCGGTCGATCGAACAGTTCGTGAAGGTCATCGGGTCGGTTCCCGCCGGCGCGCCGTTCGACCCGCCCAACCAGGCAGCGTTCGACGCGATCGTCGCCGGGGTCGGCCCAGCCGCATGA
- a CDS encoding ATP-binding protein has protein sequence MRELLCPVLVGRDQEWQELRRALDRLADGLGATRVVAGEAGVGKSRLLREVAEEAGRRGARVLTGRAVERDSPLPFRPVAEALFSHLRRSGPPRVRELAPFLPILGRLVPEWRLPGESAGEESLVVLGEAVLRLLAALGRDGGCVLVLEDLHWADAETVEVVEYLADNIAGEPVLCVVSLRSDEPSRARSRVHDLASRRSATVVELRSLTDDEVVSVAAGCLHAPVVPREVAEVVVARADGLPFLVEELLAAMVQAHELYETADGWVLDRSPGLAIPATFAETVRRRLGASLDTRDLLVAAALLGRSFDWRLLAGMSGQDEAAVVDRLHRAVDAQLLSVEAADPGHRFRFRHALTRDAILAELLPPERATIAARGLRAVEAAHPGLPGEWCELAAELADQAEEPSRAAGLHLESGRRAFGRGALASAEANLERARRLVGDNRQLAVEIDEALCEVLVKAGNAERVGEVGQCLLSRLAALAAPPARRAQVHLWLARTAIVSADWARALDRLHHARELAVSGDVGAGEFEVLAAQVALGEGRLDDAVALAERALTTSESGRRHELACEALAVLGQRERLRDLTSAARAFSAALALAEQHGLTLWRVRALHELGTIDLLGGGPLDRLAEARKAALDVGALATAATLSLQMAAWFTNHADPERALDAGRSCAVEAGRLRLPVVEGVGFVLQAVAHALLDQRAEMEAAIDRAVAASGGHPEVRGVARLMARALLWLVREDRARALGELDAGMELLRGTPVTAPNRGLWALVHALDARDGEAAVAEVEGSGLTTYWLTRGWVGHARAVTLGRRGQTAEAEDAFIGADADLAPCDWYRHHARRLVAEAAIADGWGDPTRWLAEALAFFDPSGPPAVASACRSLLRQAGAPVPRRRRPAPDLPATMATVGVTPREAEVLAFLAEGRSTREIAARLYLSPKTVERHIANLAAKVGVGGRSELVAYAARHHVGTG, from the coding sequence ATGCGGGAGCTGCTGTGCCCCGTACTCGTCGGCCGCGACCAGGAGTGGCAGGAGCTACGACGCGCCCTCGATCGCCTGGCCGACGGACTCGGCGCGACACGGGTGGTCGCGGGCGAGGCCGGGGTCGGGAAGTCGCGGCTGTTGCGGGAGGTTGCCGAGGAGGCCGGTCGCCGGGGAGCGCGCGTGCTGACCGGCCGGGCTGTCGAGCGCGACAGCCCGCTCCCGTTCCGGCCCGTCGCGGAGGCGTTGTTCTCGCACCTTCGCAGGTCCGGGCCGCCACGGGTTCGGGAGCTCGCACCGTTCCTGCCCATCCTCGGCCGACTCGTCCCGGAATGGCGTCTCCCCGGCGAGTCAGCCGGGGAGGAGTCGCTCGTGGTGCTGGGCGAAGCGGTGCTCAGGCTGCTCGCCGCTCTGGGCCGAGATGGTGGCTGCGTGCTCGTGCTCGAGGATCTCCACTGGGCGGACGCCGAGACCGTCGAGGTCGTCGAGTACCTCGCCGACAACATCGCGGGGGAGCCGGTCCTCTGCGTGGTCTCGCTCCGCAGCGATGAACCCAGTAGGGCTCGGTCGCGCGTCCACGACCTCGCTTCCCGGCGATCCGCGACCGTGGTGGAGCTCCGGAGCCTCACCGACGATGAGGTCGTGTCGGTGGCTGCGGGCTGCCTGCATGCTCCGGTCGTCCCCCGCGAGGTTGCCGAGGTGGTGGTGGCGCGGGCCGATGGGCTGCCGTTCCTCGTCGAGGAGCTGTTGGCGGCGATGGTCCAGGCCCACGAGTTGTACGAGACGGCCGACGGCTGGGTCCTCGACCGCTCACCAGGGCTGGCCATCCCTGCCACGTTCGCCGAGACCGTGCGGCGACGTCTCGGAGCATCGCTGGACACACGGGACCTTCTCGTGGCGGCGGCGCTGCTCGGCCGGAGCTTCGACTGGCGCCTGCTGGCGGGCATGAGCGGGCAGGACGAAGCCGCGGTGGTCGACCGCCTCCACCGGGCTGTCGACGCCCAGCTGCTGTCCGTGGAGGCCGCCGATCCCGGGCACCGCTTCCGGTTCCGCCATGCGCTGACCCGCGACGCCATCCTCGCGGAGCTCCTTCCGCCGGAGCGGGCAACCATCGCCGCGCGCGGTCTTCGTGCTGTCGAGGCCGCTCATCCGGGCCTGCCCGGGGAGTGGTGCGAGCTGGCGGCCGAGCTCGCCGACCAGGCCGAGGAACCGTCCCGGGCGGCCGGGTTGCACCTCGAGTCCGGGCGGCGGGCGTTCGGGCGCGGAGCGCTGGCCAGCGCCGAGGCGAACCTGGAGCGGGCCCGGCGGCTGGTCGGCGACAACCGGCAACTGGCCGTCGAGATCGACGAGGCGCTCTGCGAGGTGCTCGTCAAGGCCGGCAACGCCGAGCGGGTGGGCGAGGTCGGCCAGTGCCTGCTTTCCCGGCTGGCCGCACTGGCGGCCCCGCCGGCGCGCCGGGCGCAGGTGCACCTGTGGCTGGCTCGCACGGCCATCGTGTCGGCCGATTGGGCACGTGCTCTCGATCGGCTCCACCACGCCCGGGAGCTCGCGGTAAGCGGTGACGTCGGCGCCGGCGAGTTCGAGGTCCTGGCCGCTCAGGTGGCGCTCGGCGAGGGCCGCCTCGACGATGCCGTGGCCCTCGCCGAGAGGGCGTTGACCACGTCCGAGTCCGGTCGGCGCCACGAGCTGGCCTGCGAGGCCCTTGCGGTCCTCGGCCAACGGGAACGCCTGCGTGACCTCACCTCAGCAGCCCGGGCATTCTCGGCTGCCTTGGCACTGGCCGAGCAGCACGGCCTGACGCTGTGGCGCGTCCGGGCCCTCCACGAGCTGGGCACCATCGACCTGCTCGGCGGCGGCCCGCTCGATCGGCTCGCCGAAGCTCGCAAGGCAGCGCTCGACGTGGGTGCTCTGGCCACCGCGGCCACGCTCAGCCTCCAGATGGCCGCGTGGTTCACCAACCATGCCGATCCGGAGAGGGCCCTTGACGCCGGGCGGTCCTGTGCCGTGGAGGCAGGGCGACTGCGGCTTCCCGTCGTCGAGGGAGTGGGGTTCGTACTGCAAGCGGTGGCTCACGCCCTGCTGGATCAGCGGGCCGAGATGGAGGCGGCCATCGACCGGGCCGTCGCCGCCTCGGGCGGCCACCCCGAGGTCCGAGGGGTGGCTCGGCTCATGGCCCGGGCGCTGCTGTGGCTCGTCCGCGAGGACCGCGCCCGGGCGCTGGGCGAGCTGGACGCCGGCATGGAGCTGTTGCGGGGCACGCCGGTCACCGCGCCGAACCGGGGTCTGTGGGCCCTCGTCCACGCCCTGGATGCCCGCGACGGGGAGGCGGCGGTGGCCGAGGTCGAGGGGTCGGGGCTGACGACGTACTGGCTAACCCGGGGCTGGGTGGGACATGCCCGGGCCGTCACCCTCGGCCGACGGGGTCAGACGGCCGAGGCCGAGGACGCCTTCATCGGGGCGGACGCCGACCTCGCCCCGTGCGACTGGTACCGCCACCACGCCCGCCGATTGGTGGCCGAGGCGGCCATCGCCGACGGCTGGGGAGACCCGACGCGATGGCTGGCCGAGGCGCTGGCCTTCTTCGATCCGTCCGGGCCGCCCGCGGTGGCCTCGGCGTGCCGATCGCTGCTCCGCCAGGCCGGTGCGCCAGTGCCGCGGCGCCGCCGGCCGGCCCCGGACCTGCCGGCGACGATGGCGACCGTGGGGGTGACCCCGAGGGAGGCGGAGGTGCTGGCATTCCTCGCCGAGGGCCGCTCCACCAGAGAAATCGCGGCTCGCCTCTATCTCTCTCCGAAGACCGTCGAGCGCCACATCGCCAACCTGGCCGCAAAGGTGGGCGTCGGGGGCCGATCCGAGTTGGTCGCCTACGCGGCCCGCCACCACGTGGGGACGGGATGA